From a region of the Aeoliella mucimassa genome:
- a CDS encoding 3-deoxy-D-manno-octulosonic acid transferase, whose amino-acid sequence MNRLIAWTLNFAYLLVLLLCAPMIAWVAVRKGKYREGWGAKLLGQVPRRTGEGPCVWVHAVSVGEVNLLATTLRELASRRPDLLVVISTTTKTGYDLALRKYGNEHTVFYCPLDFTWAVRRAVERVRPDLLVLAELELWPNLIAAAKRHGAGVAIINGRLSDNSYRGYRRLRWLVGRVLSQIDVIAAQDQTTADRFTQLATNPQTILSTGSLKYDGAATNRDNPRTKSLSQLAGFTDEHLVFLAGSTQAPEEAMAIRLFGKLHSQYPQLRVVLVPRHPERFDEVAELLAESPYAWQRRSTLEEGTLADGDNSILLVDTIGELGGWWGRADIGFVGGSFGDRGGQNMIEPAAYGVATSFGPNTWNFRDIVAALLHADGAEVVADEAALQAFVERCLADPAYRTELGDRARQFIATQLGATARTVELLLTLLPAAPQTTHAAA is encoded by the coding sequence ATGAATCGGCTGATCGCTTGGACGCTGAACTTCGCTTATCTGCTGGTGCTGCTGCTCTGCGCGCCAATGATAGCATGGGTAGCGGTTCGCAAAGGGAAGTACCGCGAAGGGTGGGGAGCAAAACTCCTCGGCCAGGTCCCTCGGCGAACCGGCGAGGGCCCCTGCGTGTGGGTGCATGCGGTGAGTGTCGGCGAGGTGAATCTGCTCGCGACTACCCTGCGGGAACTTGCCAGTCGGCGGCCTGATTTGCTGGTGGTGATCAGCACCACTACCAAAACCGGATACGATCTGGCCCTTCGCAAGTATGGCAACGAGCATACGGTGTTTTACTGCCCGCTCGATTTCACCTGGGCAGTTCGCCGGGCGGTGGAGCGAGTGCGGCCCGACCTGCTGGTGCTGGCCGAACTCGAGCTCTGGCCCAACTTGATTGCCGCGGCCAAACGCCATGGCGCGGGCGTAGCCATCATCAATGGCCGCCTTAGCGACAATAGCTACCGCGGCTATCGGCGACTCCGCTGGCTCGTGGGGCGAGTGCTTTCGCAGATCGATGTGATTGCCGCGCAGGACCAGACAACCGCCGACCGATTCACGCAGCTGGCCACCAATCCGCAAACCATTCTCAGCACCGGATCGCTCAAGTACGACGGAGCCGCTACGAACCGCGACAACCCGCGGACGAAGTCCCTCAGCCAGCTGGCGGGCTTCACCGACGAGCATCTGGTGTTCCTCGCCGGCAGCACGCAAGCGCCGGAGGAAGCGATGGCGATCCGCCTGTTCGGCAAACTTCACTCGCAGTACCCTCAACTGCGGGTGGTCCTCGTTCCACGGCATCCGGAACGCTTCGACGAAGTCGCCGAGCTGCTTGCCGAGTCGCCCTACGCCTGGCAGCGACGCAGCACGCTCGAAGAGGGAACGCTGGCCGATGGCGATAACTCGATCTTGCTCGTCGATACCATCGGCGAACTCGGCGGCTGGTGGGGCCGGGCCGATATCGGTTTCGTGGGTGGTTCGTTTGGCGACCGCGGCGGGCAGAACATGATCGAGCCAGCCGCCTACGGAGTCGCGACCTCGTTCGGCCCAAACACCTGGAACTTCCGCGACATCGTTGCCGCGCTGCTTCACGCCGACGGGGCGGAGGTCGTGGCCGACGAAGCCGCGCTGCAAGCGTTTGTCGAACGCTGCCTGGCCGACCCGGCGTACCGCACCGAACTCGGCGACCGCGCCCGACAGTTTATCGCTACCCAACTAGGAGCCACCGCCCGCACGGTCGAGCTGCTGCTCACGCTACTGCCTGCTGCTCCGCAAACAACCCACGCGGCCGCTTAA
- a CDS encoding IS5 family transposase produces the protein MATKEKRTYKVTNWKEYNKSLIERGNITIWFSDEALENWEHPNDQTKVGRPFVFSDTAIECLLTIRELLKLPYRQTEGFGRSLVAMLGVEAAIPNYSSLAKRASKLNVSLDIANKRGDIDIVVDSTGMKVFGEGEWKMRTHGKSKRRTWRKLHLSVNPDTREIVAEILTENSCHDADAVPEMLEQVEQPVKKFHGDGSYDKWKVYEGLESEGIEPVIPPQHNAKIKQHGNSAEEPLPRDEAIRQIRRKGRRSWKEEVGYHRRSLAETTMYRVKQSFGSHLKNRVFENQQTEARLRCKIINQFTQLGLPQFEWS, from the coding sequence ATGGCTACGAAAGAAAAACGAACCTACAAAGTCACGAACTGGAAGGAGTATAACAAGTCGCTCATCGAGCGTGGAAACATCACTATTTGGTTTAGCGACGAGGCGTTGGAGAACTGGGAACATCCTAACGACCAGACAAAAGTCGGTCGCCCTTTTGTCTTCAGCGATACGGCGATCGAGTGCTTGCTGACGATTCGCGAACTGCTGAAACTTCCCTATCGGCAGACTGAGGGATTCGGCCGCTCGCTGGTGGCGATGTTGGGCGTCGAGGCAGCGATTCCCAATTATTCTTCGCTCGCCAAGCGAGCCAGCAAGCTGAATGTTTCGCTCGATATCGCTAACAAGAGGGGCGACATCGATATCGTGGTGGATAGCACCGGCATGAAAGTGTTTGGCGAGGGCGAATGGAAGATGCGGACGCATGGCAAGTCGAAGCGGCGGACATGGCGGAAGCTGCATTTGTCGGTGAATCCTGACACCCGCGAGATTGTGGCGGAGATTTTGACCGAGAACAGTTGCCACGATGCCGATGCGGTTCCCGAAATGCTGGAGCAGGTGGAGCAGCCCGTAAAAAAGTTTCACGGCGACGGTAGTTACGACAAGTGGAAGGTTTATGAAGGGCTGGAATCCGAAGGCATTGAGCCGGTGATTCCGCCGCAGCACAACGCCAAGATCAAACAACATGGCAACTCTGCGGAGGAGCCTTTGCCCCGGGACGAGGCAATTCGTCAGATTCGACGCAAGGGGCGTAGGAGTTGGAAAGAGGAAGTGGGCTATCATCGTAGAAGCTTGGCGGAAACGACCATGTACCGAGTGAAACAAAGCTTTGGGAGCCATCTCAAAAACCGAGTATTCGAAAACCAACAAACGGAAGCCCGCTTGCGCTGTAAAATCATCAATCAATTCACCCAACTCGGGCTTCCACAGTTCGAGTGGAGTTAG
- a CDS encoding rhomboid family intramembrane serine protease, which produces MKLLDWLEKRFSRFAIPNLTLLLIIGQAVVFLASLSAGEDSALLKNTALIPSKVLAGEYWRIFTFLLHPFDRNPIFVLFSWYIFYLMGTALESIWGAFRFNLFILVGFVASVAASFLTPDAPATNSYLYGTVFLAFARFFPDFVIHLFFLIPIKIRWLAFFAWIGYALQFAFGSPAEQWMVLASIANYILFFWRDHLNKARDHRRRISFATKVAKTKSLVHTCAVCGRSSDKEPRTQFRYCSKCAGQKCYCPDHIRDHEHIVDETSTSE; this is translated from the coding sequence ATGAAGTTGCTCGACTGGCTAGAAAAACGGTTTTCGCGGTTCGCGATCCCTAACCTCACCCTGCTGCTCATCATCGGGCAAGCAGTCGTCTTCCTGGCATCTTTGTCAGCGGGCGAAGATTCGGCGCTGCTCAAAAACACCGCGCTGATCCCCAGCAAAGTGCTGGCCGGCGAGTACTGGCGGATCTTTACGTTCCTCCTCCATCCGTTCGACCGCAATCCGATTTTTGTGCTGTTTTCCTGGTACATCTTCTACCTGATGGGCACCGCCCTCGAGTCGATCTGGGGGGCCTTTCGGTTCAATCTGTTCATTCTCGTCGGTTTCGTTGCCTCGGTAGCGGCCTCGTTCCTCACGCCCGACGCGCCTGCGACGAACTCCTACCTTTACGGAACGGTATTTCTGGCGTTTGCTCGCTTTTTCCCCGATTTTGTCATCCACCTGTTTTTTCTGATTCCGATTAAAATCCGCTGGTTGGCTTTCTTTGCCTGGATCGGGTACGCGCTCCAATTTGCGTTCGGAAGTCCAGCCGAGCAATGGATGGTCCTGGCGTCGATTGCTAATTACATTCTGTTCTTCTGGCGCGACCACCTGAACAAAGCCCGCGATCACCGACGACGCATCAGCTTCGCCACGAAGGTGGCCAAGACCAAAAGTCTGGTCCACACCTGCGCAGTCTGCGGACGATCGAGCGACAAAGAGCCCCGCACGCAGTTTCGCTACTGCTCGAAGTGCGCCGGGCAAAAGTGCTACTGCCCCGACCACATTCGCGACCATGAACACATCGTCGACGAAACCTCCACGTCGGAGTAG
- a CDS encoding ABC transporter ATP-binding protein has translation MAVIEIRGLKKSYRIYQKREGLWASLTGLFHREYRDVHAVKGIDLKVEEGEFVAFLGPNGAGKTTTLKLLSGVISPTAGEAKVMGFVPWERTNEYRRRFALVMGQKNQLWWDLPAAESFRLHQQIYRIEPTEFDRTLAELTDLLSVEQLLHQPVRELSLGERMKMELIAALLHSPEVLFLDEPTIGLDVIAQHNIQKFLKHYQEVRKITILLTSHYMKDVAALCKRVVIIAKGQIMYDGSLAGVIDSFSSHKIVTLQFIDDQVPGDLDRFGDVIEMVPPKVKLRVERSNISRVLSSVLADYSLEDVSVEDPPLEEVIADLFTQSSQRAEQEEAVASGS, from the coding sequence ATGGCCGTCATTGAAATACGCGGGCTGAAGAAGTCCTACCGAATCTACCAGAAGCGGGAAGGTCTGTGGGCCTCGCTCACTGGCCTTTTTCACCGTGAATATCGCGACGTGCACGCGGTTAAAGGCATCGATCTCAAGGTCGAAGAAGGCGAATTTGTCGCTTTTTTAGGTCCCAATGGGGCTGGGAAGACCACCACGCTCAAGCTGCTTTCGGGGGTCATCAGCCCCACCGCGGGCGAGGCCAAGGTGATGGGCTTCGTGCCTTGGGAGCGGACAAACGAGTATCGCCGGCGGTTTGCCTTGGTGATGGGGCAGAAAAATCAGCTCTGGTGGGACCTGCCGGCCGCGGAGTCGTTCCGGTTGCACCAGCAGATTTACCGCATCGAGCCGACGGAGTTCGACCGCACGCTGGCCGAGCTGACCGATCTGTTGTCGGTGGAGCAGTTGCTGCACCAGCCTGTCCGCGAACTGTCGCTCGGCGAGCGGATGAAGATGGAACTGATCGCCGCGCTGCTGCACTCGCCCGAGGTGCTGTTCCTCGACGAGCCGACCATCGGCCTCGACGTGATCGCCCAGCACAACATTCAGAAGTTCCTCAAGCACTATCAGGAAGTTCGGAAGATCACGATCTTGCTGACCAGTCACTACATGAAGGACGTGGCCGCGCTCTGCAAGCGGGTGGTGATTATCGCCAAGGGCCAGATCATGTACGACGGTTCGCTGGCCGGCGTGATCGATAGCTTCAGCTCGCACAAGATCGTGACGCTGCAATTTATCGACGATCAGGTGCCAGGCGATCTCGACCGCTTTGGCGACGTGATCGAGATGGTTCCCCCCAAGGTGAAGCTGCGGGTGGAGCGAAGCAACATTTCGCGAGTGCTCTCGAGCGTGCTTGCGGACTACTCGCTGGAAGACGTAAGCGTGGAAGATCCACCGCTCGAGGAAGTGATTGCCGACTTGTTTACGCAGTCGAGTCAACGCGCCGAGCAAGAGGAAGCCGTCGCGAGCGGTTCCTGA
- a CDS encoding ABC transporter permease, which yields MYSRVATWWTILRICVEERLVYRGDFALGTLMRFLPIVTQVFLWTAVFASIDEEGIRGFSRNDMIAYYLLTMIGRAFSSMPGLASGIARQIREGEIKKYLIQPIDLIGFLLLARIAHKVVYYAVAVGPFALVFFLCRDYFVAGWPDPGVIAAFVLSLVMAFMLGFFLEAAIGMIGFWFLEVSSLLFVYMLFNFFFSGHMFPLDFLNAFLPGWLQPVAHYQPLQYLAYFPAAVFLGKIEGTDLTYGLMAQAAWVVFFIVVCRVAMLRGFKRYSGFGG from the coding sequence ATGTATTCCCGCGTTGCAACCTGGTGGACGATACTTCGCATTTGCGTGGAGGAGCGACTCGTGTATCGAGGCGACTTCGCCCTCGGTACGCTCATGCGATTTCTGCCGATCGTGACGCAGGTGTTCCTGTGGACCGCGGTGTTTGCCTCGATCGACGAGGAAGGCATACGCGGGTTCTCACGCAACGACATGATCGCGTATTACCTGCTGACGATGATTGGCCGGGCGTTCTCGAGCATGCCCGGGCTGGCTTCGGGGATCGCGCGGCAGATTCGCGAAGGCGAGATCAAGAAGTACCTGATCCAGCCGATCGACCTGATAGGTTTCTTGCTGCTGGCCCGCATCGCTCACAAGGTGGTGTACTACGCGGTGGCCGTTGGCCCGTTCGCGCTGGTGTTCTTCTTGTGTCGCGACTACTTCGTCGCTGGCTGGCCGGATCCGGGCGTGATTGCTGCGTTTGTGCTGTCGCTGGTCATGGCGTTTATGCTGGGCTTCTTTCTCGAAGCAGCGATCGGCATGATTGGCTTCTGGTTCCTCGAAGTTAGCTCGCTGTTGTTTGTCTACATGCTGTTTAACTTCTTCTTTTCGGGACACATGTTCCCGCTCGACTTCCTGAACGCGTTCCTGCCAGGGTGGTTGCAACCAGTGGCGCATTACCAGCCGCTGCAGTACCTGGCCTACTTCCCCGCAGCAGTGTTCCTCGGAAAGATCGAAGGGACCGACCTCACGTACGGCCTGATGGCGCAAGCCGCCTGGGTGGTATTCTTCATCGTGGTGTGTCGAGTCGCGATGCTGCGAGGCTTCAAACGCTACAGCGGTTTCGGCGGTTAG
- a CDS encoding nitrilase-related carbon-nitrogen hydrolase, whose translation MARPVRGALIQATLCEPTTSPIEKIKQAMVDKHVELIRQAAEQGVQITCLQELFYGPYFAAEQEIRWYDLTERMPDGPTTKLMQELAKKHEMVLVVPMYEEDLTGLYYNTTAVIDATGEFLGKFRKVHLPHLHPGFWEKFYFKPGNLGYPVFDTRVGKVGVYTCYDRHFPEGARCLGLAGAEIVFNPSATVAGLSEYLWKLEQPAHAVANQYFVGAVNRPGWEEPWRIGEFFGESYFCDPRGQFVAKSEKRTEDDIVIADMDFDMIREVRNTWQFFRDRRPETYGAITEL comes from the coding sequence ATGGCCCGTCCCGTCCGTGGTGCCTTGATTCAGGCCACGCTTTGCGAACCCACCACCTCGCCGATCGAGAAGATCAAGCAGGCGATGGTCGACAAGCATGTTGAACTCATCCGCCAGGCTGCCGAACAAGGGGTGCAGATCACCTGCCTGCAGGAGCTTTTCTACGGTCCGTACTTTGCTGCTGAACAGGAGATTCGCTGGTACGACCTCACCGAGCGCATGCCCGATGGGCCGACCACCAAACTCATGCAAGAGCTGGCCAAGAAGCACGAAATGGTGCTCGTGGTCCCCATGTACGAGGAAGACCTCACTGGTCTGTACTACAACACTACCGCGGTGATCGACGCAACCGGCGAGTTCCTTGGCAAGTTCCGCAAGGTCCATCTGCCGCACCTGCACCCTGGGTTCTGGGAGAAGTTCTACTTCAAACCAGGCAACCTGGGTTACCCGGTGTTCGACACGCGGGTCGGCAAGGTCGGCGTCTATACGTGCTACGATCGCCACTTCCCCGAAGGGGCCCGCTGCCTGGGACTCGCAGGAGCCGAGATCGTGTTCAACCCCTCGGCAACCGTCGCTGGGCTGAGCGAGTACCTTTGGAAGCTCGAGCAACCAGCTCATGCAGTCGCGAACCAGTACTTCGTCGGCGCGGTCAACCGGCCAGGCTGGGAAGAGCCATGGCGCATCGGCGAGTTCTTCGGCGAGAGTTACTTCTGCGATCCACGCGGCCAGTTTGTTGCGAAGAGCGAGAAGCGAACCGAAGACGACATCGTGATCGCCGACATGGACTTCGACATGATTCGCGAAGTGCGAAACACCTGGCAGTTCTTCCGCGATCGCCGACCCGAGACCTACGGGGCGATTACCGAACTGTAA
- a CDS encoding alpha-L-fucosidase produces MSLRCLFLTYFAGLTICFSPLAAMAETPAERDARMEWWREAKFGMFIHWGVYSVPAGTYHEKQIGGIGEWIMRQAEIPVAEYRGYAQDFNPVKYEPEAWAKLAKDAGMRYVVITSKHHDGFALYDSAVTDWDIADASPYGKDLLKPLAQAVRGEGLKFGLYYSQAQDWTHPGGAKAGYGEGDSWDDASKGDFDEYLKTVAVPQTEEILTKFQPDILWWDTPVWMSAERAAPLNALLADHPQIITNNRLGGGFRGDTETPEQHIPATGYKDRDWETCMTMNGTWGFKSYDHNWKSTETLLHNLVDIVSKGGNYLLNVGPTSEGEIPQASIDRLHEIGKWMDVNGDSIYGTTASPCRIPVWGRITSKPNRLYLHVFDWPADGKLVVPVEVAHVGACRALADPSKTYQVSASEAGVVVQLTGSALDKIDTVLQLDIEGTPTEIIERIVPGADGKVQLTAADAHGEGSVQQEQIDGKTSLGFWTESQDKVAWYLDLPAGRYQLQATVAAPSTSKLTASIGAAKASVAVQSTGSYQEFESQDWGTIEVAKAGECVFELQPVKAGWRPINLRGVTLTLAE; encoded by the coding sequence ATGTCTCTCAGGTGTCTGTTTCTCACTTACTTCGCTGGGCTCACGATTTGCTTCAGCCCGCTGGCCGCGATGGCCGAAACACCAGCCGAGCGCGATGCTCGTATGGAGTGGTGGCGCGAAGCGAAGTTCGGCATGTTCATCCACTGGGGTGTTTACTCGGTTCCAGCAGGAACCTATCACGAAAAGCAAATCGGCGGCATCGGCGAATGGATCATGCGACAAGCCGAAATCCCCGTGGCCGAGTATCGTGGGTACGCTCAGGATTTCAATCCGGTGAAGTACGAGCCCGAAGCGTGGGCCAAGCTGGCCAAGGACGCTGGCATGCGGTACGTGGTGATCACTTCGAAGCATCACGATGGTTTTGCGTTGTATGATTCGGCCGTGACCGACTGGGACATCGCCGATGCGTCGCCATATGGCAAGGACCTTTTAAAGCCGCTGGCCCAAGCCGTGCGTGGCGAAGGACTCAAGTTCGGGCTCTATTACTCGCAGGCGCAGGATTGGACCCATCCCGGCGGTGCCAAGGCTGGGTATGGCGAAGGAGACTCGTGGGACGATGCCTCGAAGGGGGACTTCGACGAATACCTGAAGACGGTTGCGGTTCCCCAGACCGAGGAGATCCTTACGAAGTTCCAACCCGATATTCTCTGGTGGGATACGCCGGTGTGGATGTCGGCCGAGCGGGCCGCTCCGCTCAATGCCTTGCTCGCTGACCATCCGCAGATCATCACCAACAATCGGCTCGGCGGCGGATTCCGTGGCGATACCGAGACTCCCGAACAGCACATTCCAGCCACCGGGTACAAGGATCGCGATTGGGAAACCTGCATGACCATGAACGGCACCTGGGGTTTCAAGAGCTACGACCACAATTGGAAGAGCACCGAAACGCTGCTGCACAATCTGGTCGATATCGTTTCGAAAGGTGGCAACTATCTGTTGAACGTCGGCCCGACCTCCGAGGGAGAGATTCCGCAAGCGTCGATCGATCGGCTGCACGAAATCGGCAAGTGGATGGACGTGAATGGCGACTCGATTTATGGAACCACCGCTAGCCCTTGCCGGATTCCGGTCTGGGGACGCATCACTAGCAAACCGAATCGGTTGTACTTGCACGTGTTCGACTGGCCTGCCGATGGCAAGCTGGTTGTCCCGGTGGAAGTCGCTCACGTAGGGGCGTGCCGCGCGTTGGCCGACCCGAGCAAAACCTACCAGGTATCCGCCAGCGAAGCCGGCGTCGTCGTGCAACTCACCGGAAGTGCCTTGGATAAGATCGATACTGTCTTGCAACTCGACATCGAGGGAACTCCTACCGAAATCATCGAGCGGATCGTCCCTGGTGCCGATGGCAAAGTGCAGCTCACGGCCGCCGATGCTCATGGCGAGGGCAGCGTGCAGCAGGAGCAAATCGATGGGAAGACCAGCCTGGGGTTCTGGACCGAGTCGCAGGACAAAGTGGCTTGGTACCTTGATCTGCCAGCGGGACGTTACCAGTTGCAAGCGACTGTTGCGGCTCCTTCGACCAGCAAGTTGACTGCCAGCATCGGTGCGGCCAAGGCGAGCGTCGCGGTCCAGTCGACCGGCAGCTACCAGGAGTTCGAGTCCCAAGACTGGGGGACGATTGAAGTAGCCAAGGCAGGCGAGTGTGTATTCGAGCTGCAGCCAGTGAAAGCAGGCTGGCGGCCGATCAACTTGCGGGGCGTCACGCTGACTCTCGCCGAGTAG
- a CDS encoding 3-isopropylmalate dehydrogenase yields MRIATIAGDGIGPEVISAAMQVLNTAAPGDGFQYEVTDFPFSAAHFLETGHVLDDDDIAELKKYDAIFLGAVGGLPNDPRLAGGVIEKGILLKLRFELDQYINLRPVTLYPGIDTPLKDKTSEHINFVCVRENTEDLYCGVGGFVRKGTAQEVSNQTMVATRFGAERCIRYAFELAKTRERKQLTLVHKTNVLTFAGDTWFRTFKAVAEDYPEVTTDYHHVDACCMYMVAKPELYDVIVVPNMFGDIITDLGAAIAGGMGIASSGNLNPDGTAPSMFEPVHGSAPDIAGQNLANPIATIDSLGLLLRETGRIKGDKAAIACGERIGAAVKAVTPKFAGKSLDRSGYGTDEIGKMVADAL; encoded by the coding sequence ATGCGAATTGCCACGATCGCTGGCGATGGTATCGGTCCCGAAGTGATTTCCGCAGCCATGCAAGTGCTGAACACGGCGGCTCCTGGGGATGGATTCCAGTATGAAGTGACCGATTTTCCTTTCTCTGCGGCTCACTTCCTGGAAACAGGCCATGTGCTCGACGACGACGACATCGCCGAACTGAAGAAGTACGACGCTATTTTTCTCGGTGCTGTCGGCGGTTTGCCGAACGATCCGCGTCTGGCTGGCGGGGTGATCGAGAAGGGCATTCTGCTCAAGCTGCGGTTTGAGCTCGACCAATACATCAACCTCCGCCCGGTAACGCTTTATCCTGGCATCGATACTCCGCTCAAGGATAAGACCTCGGAGCACATCAACTTTGTCTGTGTCCGCGAAAACACCGAGGACCTGTACTGCGGTGTCGGCGGTTTCGTTCGCAAAGGCACCGCGCAAGAAGTCAGCAATCAAACGATGGTCGCTACGCGATTCGGTGCCGAACGTTGCATTCGCTACGCGTTCGAGTTGGCGAAGACCCGCGAGCGCAAGCAGCTGACTTTGGTGCACAAGACCAACGTGCTTACCTTTGCTGGCGATACCTGGTTCCGCACCTTCAAAGCGGTGGCCGAGGACTACCCGGAAGTCACCACCGATTATCACCACGTCGATGCTTGCTGCATGTACATGGTTGCCAAGCCTGAGTTGTACGATGTGATCGTGGTACCCAACATGTTTGGCGATATCATCACCGACCTGGGTGCCGCTATCGCGGGCGGGATGGGCATCGCTTCAAGCGGCAACCTGAACCCCGACGGAACCGCGCCCAGCATGTTCGAGCCGGTTCACGGTTCCGCGCCCGACATCGCTGGCCAAAATCTGGCGAACCCAATTGCCACGATCGACTCGCTGGGGCTCTTGCTCCGCGAAACGGGGCGGATCAAAGGCGACAAGGCCGCCATCGCTTGCGGCGAACGCATCGGCGCAGCTGTCAAAGCGGTGACCCCCAAGTTCGCTGGCAAGAGCCTCGACCGTTCGGGCTATGGAACCGACGAAATTGGCAAAATGGTCGCCGACGCGCTGTAA
- a CDS encoding serine/threonine protein kinase codes for MSTFQEVIGEYKVVKELGSGASGAAYQAEHLESGEQVAIKVMHDRLASDPNIQNRFVREVSVLQKLDHPNIVRHIDCGLDDGRLYLVMEWVDYGTLDTVLRRRQQIGWRETVECVLQICAGLQHAHERGIIHRDLKPANLFLSTAGHVKVGDFGLARDAELHRLTMEGNTVGSCRYMAPEQIRGADKLTSACDLYAVGCLMYRMLEGRVPFDGETIIQVFENHLYKEIPKLSPNSDRPAALDTLVERLLAKHPADRPGKADEVAEALQAILDGNPVRTEFTAVTPEPQAEGDPPATADNSGPPNLTERLMSGEPGGEVRQANWGLLLAIVGAIGLIALIAWLANR; via the coding sequence ATGAGTACGTTTCAAGAGGTGATCGGAGAGTACAAAGTAGTAAAAGAGTTGGGCAGCGGAGCATCGGGCGCTGCCTACCAAGCAGAGCACCTGGAATCTGGCGAGCAAGTAGCCATCAAAGTGATGCACGACCGTCTGGCTTCGGATCCCAACATTCAGAATCGGTTTGTTCGCGAAGTTTCGGTGCTTCAGAAGCTCGACCATCCCAATATCGTTCGCCACATCGATTGCGGACTGGATGATGGTCGGCTCTACCTGGTCATGGAGTGGGTCGACTACGGCACACTCGATACGGTGCTACGTCGGCGACAACAGATTGGATGGCGCGAGACCGTGGAATGCGTCTTGCAGATTTGCGCTGGGCTGCAGCATGCTCATGAGCGAGGCATCATTCATCGCGATCTGAAGCCGGCCAACTTGTTCTTGTCGACCGCGGGGCATGTAAAAGTCGGCGACTTCGGCCTGGCTCGCGACGCCGAACTGCATCGGCTGACCATGGAAGGCAATACCGTGGGATCGTGCCGCTACATGGCTCCTGAGCAAATCCGCGGCGCGGACAAGTTGACCAGCGCCTGCGATCTGTATGCGGTTGGCTGCTTGATGTATCGCATGCTGGAGGGGCGCGTCCCGTTTGATGGGGAAACCATTATCCAGGTGTTTGAAAACCACCTATACAAAGAGATCCCCAAGCTCTCTCCCAACTCCGACCGCCCAGCGGCCTTGGATACACTGGTCGAGCGATTGTTGGCCAAGCATCCAGCCGACCGCCCTGGCAAAGCCGACGAAGTTGCCGAAGCCTTGCAGGCGATACTAGATGGCAATCCAGTGCGCACCGAGTTCACGGCCGTTACGCCTGAACCTCAGGCCGAAGGCGACCCACCAGCCACGGCTGACAATAGCGGACCACCCAACCTGACCGAACGACTGATGTCGGGCGAGCCAGGCGGTGAGGTTCGCCAGGCAAACTGGGGCCTGCTGTTGGCCATTGTCGGAGCCATCGGCCTGATTGCCCTCATCGCCTGGTTGGCGAATCGCTAA